From the genome of Gracilibacillus salitolerans, one region includes:
- a CDS encoding PadR family transcriptional regulator codes for MISSDVIRGYNDTIILYLLLEKESYGYEISKRIKELSNGKYVIKETTLYSAFNRLLKKGYIESFHNEQTFGKKRTYYRITESGLLYYHEKCREWELTKEVINQFIREDYL; via the coding sequence TTGATTAGTAGTGATGTTATTCGAGGATACAATGATACGATTATTCTTTATTTATTGTTAGAAAAAGAGTCCTATGGATATGAAATTTCAAAAAGAATCAAAGAGTTATCCAATGGCAAGTATGTCATAAAGGAAACCACCCTTTATTCAGCATTTAACCGCCTTTTGAAAAAAGGTTATATTGAATCTTTTCATAACGAGCAAACCTTTGGAAAAAAACGAACGTATTATAGAATTACCGAATCAGGGTTGCTTTATTATCATGAAAAGTGTAGAGAGTGGGAGTTAACGAAGGAAGTAATTAATCAATTTATTAGGGAGGATTATCTATAA
- a CDS encoding metal-binding protein ZinT produces MKFLFTKGFIVLAVGIILLAGCQSEESSEEEADVSETESAATETENASEEEEEHEDHAQEEEHEHDEHEHSHDDHDHSHNHDEDIYAGYFEDSQVEDRPLSDWEGDWQSVYPYLLDGTLDEVFEHKEEHDGEKTAEEYREYYDEGYETDVDRIVIEGNMVTFYEGDEENSGEYSNDGYEILTYEAGNRGVRYIFALEDDAEGLPQYIQFSDHSIYPTEADHYHLYWGDDRGALLEEVTNWPTYYPSEMDGHDIAHEMMAH; encoded by the coding sequence GTGAAATTTTTATTTACAAAAGGGTTTATTGTACTAGCTGTTGGTATAATCCTACTTGCAGGGTGCCAAAGTGAGGAGTCTTCCGAAGAAGAGGCAGATGTTAGTGAAACAGAATCAGCAGCGACAGAAACAGAAAATGCCTCTGAAGAAGAGGAAGAACATGAAGATCACGCACAGGAAGAGGAACACGAACATGATGAACATGAACACAGTCACGACGATCATGATCATAGCCATAACCATGATGAAGATATTTATGCCGGTTATTTCGAAGACAGCCAGGTAGAGGATCGTCCGCTTTCTGATTGGGAAGGAGACTGGCAATCCGTATATCCATATCTATTGGATGGAACGCTTGATGAGGTATTTGAACATAAGGAAGAACATGATGGTGAGAAGACAGCAGAGGAATATAGAGAATATTATGATGAAGGATATGAGACAGATGTTGACCGAATCGTTATTGAGGGAAATATGGTAACTTTTTATGAAGGTGATGAAGAGAATTCTGGAGAATACAGCAATGATGGATATGAAATTTTAACTTATGAAGCTGGCAATAGAGGGGTAAGATACATATTTGCACTTGAAGATGATGCTGAAGGACTTCCACAGTACATCCAATTTAGTGATCATAGTATCTATCCAACTGAAGCTGATCACTATCACCTGTACTGGGGTGACGATCGTGGAGCTTTATTGGAGGAGGTCACAAACTGGCCAACTTACTACCCATCAGAAATGGATGGACATGATATCGCCCATGAAATGATGGCACATTAG
- a CDS encoding TM2 domain-containing protein: MKERNLAIAYLLWFFFGQIGLHRFYTGRVSSGIVQLLLGIVGWGTTWLLIGYIPLAVLWIWLFIDIFLIPGMCRDPR, translated from the coding sequence ATGAAGGAAAGAAACTTAGCTATTGCATATTTATTGTGGTTTTTCTTCGGACAAATCGGTTTGCATCGTTTTTATACAGGACGCGTTAGTAGTGGTATTGTCCAACTTTTACTTGGAATCGTGGGATGGGGTACTACATGGCTTTTAATTGGCTACATTCCATTAGCCGTACTATGGATTTGGTTGTTTATCGATATTTTCTTAATTCCGGGAATGTGTCGGGATCCGAGATAA
- a CDS encoding sigma-70 family RNA polymerase sigma factor has protein sequence MNANKSFSADEGGHHVEVERQLHHFYPKLKKYSYFLAKNKWDAEDLIQETFFKAMKYYHSSEISAALLNKIAYHEWIDTVKKRKVEVFKTLEDESKEYTACKADRLIDLVKLLVNNLTPKQAVIFMLKEAFSYQSKEIANLLDTTEMAVKSTLHRAKKRLNNDTSLQSIDSFWKEEEREKLFELLYQSLQAEDPVILIDCISTLHSLAETSKLAQPTHSGSPLNMYSMAA, from the coding sequence TTGAATGCCAACAAAAGTTTTTCTGCCGATGAAGGAGGTCATCATGTGGAAGTAGAAAGACAGTTACATCACTTTTATCCAAAACTGAAGAAATATTCATATTTTCTAGCTAAAAACAAATGGGATGCCGAGGATCTCATACAGGAAACTTTCTTTAAAGCGATGAAATATTACCATTCATCTGAAATAAGCGCAGCACTTTTGAACAAAATTGCTTACCATGAATGGATTGATACCGTAAAAAAAAGAAAAGTTGAGGTTTTTAAAACATTGGAAGATGAATCAAAAGAATACACAGCATGTAAGGCAGACCGATTGATTGATTTAGTAAAGTTACTAGTCAATAATTTAACCCCAAAACAAGCAGTTATTTTCATGCTTAAAGAAGCATTCAGCTATCAATCAAAGGAAATAGCTAATTTACTGGATACAACAGAAATGGCAGTCAAATCAACCCTGCATAGAGCAAAAAAAAGATTAAACAATGACACCTCCCTCCAATCCATCGATTCATTTTGGAAGGAAGAAGAAAGGGAAAAATTGTTTGAATTGTTATACCAATCCCTTCAAGCAGAAGATCCGGTTATATTGATTGATTGTATTTCCACCTTACATTCATTGGCAGAAACTTCAAAGCTAGCGCAACCAACGCACTCTGGTTCACCTCTCAATATGTATTCTATGGCCGCATAG
- the clpP gene encoding ATP-dependent Clp endopeptidase proteolytic subunit ClpP produces MATIPYVIEQSSQGERSYDIYSRLLKDRIIIIGDEINDQVANIVTAQLLFLEADNPEKDISIYINSPGGSTSAGFSIFDTMELIKPDVRTICTGMAASFGALLLLAGTKGKRYALPNSEIMLHQPIGGTKGQATEIEITARRILKLKSHINQIISERTGQSVEKVAQDTERDYFLSAQEAMEYGIIDQIIKKK; encoded by the coding sequence TTGGCTACGATTCCATATGTAATTGAACAATCAAGTCAAGGAGAACGATCATACGATATTTACTCACGTTTGTTAAAGGATCGAATTATTATCATTGGTGATGAGATTAATGATCAAGTAGCAAATATTGTGACAGCCCAACTATTGTTTTTAGAAGCCGATAATCCCGAAAAAGATATTTCTATTTATATTAACAGCCCAGGTGGCTCTACCTCAGCAGGATTTTCCATATTTGATACGATGGAACTTATTAAACCAGATGTTAGAACGATTTGCACGGGAATGGCTGCATCTTTTGGAGCCTTGCTACTTCTTGCCGGTACAAAAGGAAAGAGGTATGCTCTTCCCAACAGTGAAATTATGCTGCACCAACCTATTGGAGGGACAAAAGGTCAGGCGACAGAAATTGAAATTACAGCTCGAAGAATCTTAAAACTTAAAAGTCACATTAACCAAATTATTTCCGAACGTACAGGTCAATCCGTTGAAAAGGTAGCACAAGATACAGAGCGTGATTATTTCTTAAGCGCACAGGAAGCTATGGAATATGGGATCATCGATCAAATTATTAAGAAAAAATGA
- a CDS encoding DUF3221 domain-containing protein, with product MKSNKDVKKVFILLAIVILMAGCSELSDPDIEGYILEVNEQRLLVMEDVSLEEYEEMKDKTVSEIDKESEYINLIYLSYDDVSDFEKGDHVNVWLDGGVDHSYPSQAAAKNIVANE from the coding sequence ATGAAAAGCAATAAGGACGTTAAAAAAGTATTTATCTTATTAGCTATCGTTATTTTAATGGCTGGATGTTCAGAGCTTTCAGATCCGGATATAGAAGGTTATATACTTGAAGTTAATGAACAAAGGTTGTTGGTTATGGAAGATGTTTCCTTAGAGGAATATGAAGAAATGAAGGATAAAACAGTTAGTGAAATAGATAAAGAATCTGAATACATCAACCTAATATATTTAAGCTATGATGATGTAAGTGATTTTGAAAAAGGTGACCATGTAAATGTTTGGCTAGATGGAGGAGTAGATCATTCCTATCCATCGCAAGCAGCGGCTAAAAATATAGTGGCAAATGAGTGA